A part of Oncorhynchus clarkii lewisi isolate Uvic-CL-2024 unplaced genomic scaffold, UVic_Ocla_1.0 unplaced_contig_4281_pilon_pilon, whole genome shotgun sequence genomic DNA contains:
- the LOC139401974 gene encoding probable splicing factor YJU2B: MGERKGQNHYYPPDFDPQKHGSLNGYHGTHALRERARKLSQGILIIRFEMPYNIWCDGCKNHIGMGVRYNAEKKKVGNYYTTPIYRFRMKCHLCVNYIEMQTDPATCDYVIVCGAQRKEERWDMADNEQILTTERSEKEKLETDPMYKLDHGGKDKEKLRKALPSLSELQDHQAGWKDDFILNSKLRRKFRTEKKVMAEEEEKDNAVRKRTNLSIPLLPEKEEDKKLAALLTYTAPDSYDDRQNYKRKEISSRSWFSSPTLPPGSAAGSLLQKLGLQGKGAAVAKALGPQVSSPNPHSLIRRKTEGSGNKPEVCATVTRRNSDPGTNDLGNSLSPEGKELQVAQTQRTGGTDLGVAQPEQRQEMVETHMRSLEMQILNTTTEEEDRGRSKGEDCGTVLEDHDSGCSGVLRTSLVADYSDSSDSDPGV, from the exons ATG GGTGAGAGGAAAGGACAAAACCATTACTACCCTCCGGACTTCGACCCACAGAAG CATGGCTCCCTCAATGGTTACCATGGAACCCATGCTCTACGAGAGAGGGCCAGGAAACTGTCCCAGGGTATCCTCATCATCCG GTTTGAGATGCCCTATAATATCTGGTGTGATGGCTGCAAGAATCACATCGGCATGG GTGTACGTTATAACGCTGAGAAGAAGAAAGTGGGGAACTACTACACCACGCCAATCTACAG GTTCCGGATGAAGTGCCACCTGTGTGTGAACTACATTGAGATGCAGACAGACCCGGCCACCTGTGATTACGTCATCGTGTGCGGCGCGCagcggaaggaggagagatgggacatGGCTGACAATGAACAGATCCTCACTACAG AGCGTAGTGAGAAGGAGAAGTTAGAGACAGACCCCATGTATAAGCTGGACCATGGTGGTAAGGACAAGGAGAAACTGAGGAAggctcttccctctctgtctgagCTACAGGATCATCAGGCTGGATGGAAGGACGACTTCATACTCAACAGCAAGCTCCGCAGGAAGTTCAGG ACTGAGAAGAAAGTGatggcggaggaggaggagaaagacaaCGCCGTGAGAAAGAGGACAAATCTGTCCATCCCTCTGCTGCCCGAGAAAGAGGAGGACAAGAAACTAGCAGCACTGCTCACCTACACAGCTCCTGACT CCTACGATGACAGGCAGAACTACAAGCGGAAGGAGATCTCTAGCCGCTCCTGGTTCAGTTCCCCCACTCTGCCACCAGGTAGCGCTGCAGGCAGCCTTCTTCAGAAGCTGGGCCTACAGGGGAAAGGTGCTGCTGTGGCCAAAGCCCTGGGTCCCCAAGTCTCCTCCCCTAACCCACACAGTCTCATAAGGAG GAAGACCGAGGGCTCTGGGAACAAACCAGAGGTCTGCGCTACAGTCACACGCAGGAACTCAGACCCAGGAACCAATGATCTGGGAAACAGTCTCTCGCCGGAGGGGAAGGAGTTACAGGTTGCACAAACACAAAGGACTGGGGGGACAGATTTGGGAGTTGCACAGCCTGAGCAGAGACAGGAAATGGTTGAAACTCACATGAGATCTCTGGAGATGCAGATTCTTAACACCACaacagaagaagaggacagaggacgaTCGAAAGGAGAGGATTGTGGGACAGTACTGGAGGACCATGACAGTGGTTGCTCTGGGGTGTTGAGGACGTCACTGGTTGCAGACTACAGTGACTCCTCCGACTCCGACCCCGGGGTGTAG